In Diabrotica undecimpunctata isolate CICGRU chromosome 4, icDiaUnde3, whole genome shotgun sequence, a single genomic region encodes these proteins:
- the LOC140438658 gene encoding uncharacterized protein has translation MSRRYLTQQELLECLQNLSEDESVAELSDEDVSDNEVDEYVPNTVDQGHSSGSDSEGEVEIEVMPSTSASTSNADFNTSSEMITNQVRGIRRSNLENSSIDTIGWELLDNNASTPGRRTSQNVLKEAAGPTPYFLQSGEDSAASAWRLLIDECILRNIKSCTVAEGRRKLKDENWQISIEEIEAFISLLYGRGAYMARNVSIKMLWSGTWGPKFF, from the exons atGTCTCGCCGATATTTGACTCAGCAGGAGCTATTAGAGTGTCTACAGAATTTGTCAGAAGATGAATCTGTAGCAGAGTTATCTGATGAAGATGTATCCGATAATGAAGTTGACGAGTATGTGCCTAATACAGTTGATCAAGGACATTCATCGGGCAGTGATTCTGAAGGTGAAGTTGAGATTGAGGTGATGCCCAGTACTTCTGCTTCAACTTCGAATGCAGACTTCAATACATCTTCAGAAATGATTACCAACCAGGTAAGAGGAATTCGCAGAAGCAATTTAGAGAATTCTTCCATAGATACCATAGGATGGGAGTTACTTGACAACAATGCTAGTACACCAG GAAGGCGTACCAGTCAAAATGTTCTAAAGGAAGCTGCTGGACCAACCCCTTATTTTCTGCAATCTGGAGAAGATTCTGCAGCTAGTGCATGGCGGCTGTTGATTGATGAATGCATACTCCGTAACATAAAATCATGTACTGTTGCTGAAGGTAGAAGAAAACTCAAAGATGAAAATTGGCAAATTTCTATTGAAGAAATCGAAGCATTTATATCCTTACTGTATGGTAGGGGAGCTTATATGGCACGAAATGTTAGCATAAAGATGCTGTGGTCTGGTACATGgggtccaaaatttttttaa